TGGTATATGGTCACTTTCGGCTTGCCGTACTCTACGAAAGTGACTTGCTCGCAAGTCATATTTCCAACCTGAGGCTGGGCAAAAACTAGCCAATAACTAAAAAAATACACAGACAGATTGAGCTGCTTCAGATGAAATCCAGCCGAACTGTCTGTGTTTTTCTTTCTGTTTCTACTCTCTTGGACTAATTTCTTAGCCAATTTCGTTAGATTCATGCTCATTAGGAGGAATCCTATCTCTGTTTCAACCACCTTTTGACCTCTGACATGGACTCTGCGCACGCCAAAAACACCCTTCATCCTACCAAATACAGGTTCGACATCCACCTTGCGTTTGGCATAAATGCGGGCTCCCTCTTTACTTGTCAATTCCTCTTTGACTAAGTTCTTGAAATAGTTCCACGTAGGATTATACTGAATTTGTTTGAGGTTTCCTTTTTCCGTCCGTGCTAACTGGTCTAACTCTTTACTAGCTTGTACAGGATCAGCTTCGTAAATCTTAATATCTTTCTCAAATCCATACTTGTCCATTCTTCGTGAATAATTCTTAAACGAGTAGACAACCCCATCTGGCTTTATCCATTGGTCAGAATCTTCCAAGTAAGTCCAGTTTTCAGGATTGGCATCACTCTTCTTATAGCTTTTCTTCTGCTCTTTCTGATATGTTCCGTAGGGAATCAGAGGTGTTTTCTCCAGGTCATCAAGGATAAAGCTATAATTTTCTTCACTACCATAACCTGCATCTGCGACAATGTGTTGAAAGAGTTCTAAGGTTTGGATGGATTGAAGAAAGGGCTTGAGTGTACGAGTGTCAGTTGGATTCGGAAACAGTCCGTAAGCTAAGGCAAACTGGTTGTTTGTACCAAGTTGAAGGTTGTAGCCCGGTTTGAGCTGACCATTCTTCATAGGATCTTCTTTCATCCGCATAAATGTTGCATCATGATCCGTTTTAGAGTAGGAGTTTCGTTCTTGTAAAATCTGTTTATCTCGTTCGTACTTCTGTTTCCGAACAAGAAAATCCTCTTTCAACTTTCTCTTTAGTTTCTTAATTCTTCTTCGTTTCTGTCTGTTGGCTGAGCCACCTTTACTGACTTTAGGCTCTTGTGAGATAGCTTCTTCCACCTCGTCCAATACTTGTTCTGTTTCTTGTAGGAGTTGGTTTAGTCCCTCGCTAGTGAGGCATTCTTCCTTGGACAAGGCGGTATTTACCCCTTCTTGGACTAGTTTGTCATAGAGGGCTGAAATGTTTCCATTCAAGGCATCTTCATAGCGTTCAACGGCCTTTCTCCATGTGAAAGAATACTTGTTGGCATCAGCTTCTACCTTAGTCCCATCAATGAAGAGAGCCTCATCTTCAATCAAGCCATTCTCTCTGAGAAGGAGGGTGAAGTAGATGAAGGCAGTTTTGATGAGCTGATTGGCGTGTGTGCTAGCCCGAAAACTATTGATGGTCCGATAACAGACATAGGTATCCTGACTCAGCCATTTCATAGGAATGACTTCTTCATTCATTTGAACGATTTTCCGACCAGAGAATACCTGACGAGCATAGGCGAACAGGGTCATTTTGAGCAACATGGCTGGATGAAAGGCTGGACGACCTGTGTGGGAAGTTTCTCCTAATAGAACGGATTGAGGAATGGTATCCACAAACTGACTAATCAGACGAGCCTCATGCGTTGCAGGTAAATCCCAAGCAATATTTAATTCCAAACTTAACTGATTTGTGTTATACTGTTTATACATTTTCATGCCTTTCTAGTTGTTTTGTGGTTATTATAATTATAAAGCATGAAATGGAAAACGAGCAACTCCTAATTGGAATTGCTCGTTTTTTTACTGTGAGAAGCTAGTTTTTGCCCAGCCTCAGCTACCTGCTTATCTGAAAGCTCTTCATTCGACTATTTTCAATCCTATGACCTCTAACAAGCTACAGACTCCATGGACGCTCATAGCAAAAGAAGCCAACCTGGGTTGACTTCTTTCAATAGATTATGGGTTGAAAATAGAAGTTCTGAAATCATTTGTAGAGTTCATCAAGGCTTGATAAATCTTGATTTTCAAAGTTGATAGTCGGCTCTTATCGCTACCATAGGATTTATTTTGAATATCCGCATCAATCGCTTCTCTAATCAATCTTTGAAGGTCATCATAGCTCGCAATACTTACTTCTTTCGTTGAGTTTGCAACACCTAATTCATACTGAATCGTGAATGGTTTCAATTTACCTGCTTGGGCCTTATCCACACGCTCCATAAACATAGCTTTCTTGAATTCTTCCCAACTTGCATACTGGCCATTAAAGACTTGGTCAAAGACGTGTTTATCTGTAATCAAGCCTGTATTTTTCTTGTTCCAAGTATCATAAGTAATAGAATTTTGGCTCATAGCATAATCAGACAACTGATTAGATGCATATGGTATGAAACCATCTGTGTAACCTTTGGCAGCAATTAGCTCAAAGGCCATGCGACGGAACATAAAGTCACCTGGTGAGCCATTTGGATTAGACAAGGCTGAATAGTTACCTGCAAACATCGGAACGCTGTAGTAGCCATTACGTTGTAAGTTTTGATCATATTTAGCACTTTGATAGCCATAGCGATCAATGATACTTCCATTGATTAGGTCATCAAACGTAGTCAGTTTAGTAGCATCTTCCTCTGTCAAAGGCGTCATTCGGTTTCCAGCATGGGTATCTTTGCCATTTTCTTGAATGTAGTAATTTTCCAGTTTGAGGAACCAGTCCTTCTTAACGGTATTTGGCTTTTCAAGGACAGTCATTCCTTCGATGTAGTCTAGTAGATAGAGAACATCAAATTGATTGTGGAAATACTGGTTAAAGTCCGCTTCGCTGTTGAAACGAGCAGTCGGATCTCCGACGTGCACACGATTAGCAGCGTCACTATTGAAGACAGCATTGAAACCAAGGATTGTTCGATCGACAGAAGATACGTTTTGGAGCAATCCATCAGCATATACTTCCATTCCTTGTCCCATCCGGCGACCATATCCTTTAAGATAGGTACTTCCATCCTGGTTATGCACCATTTCATGGGTATAGAGAGTTGTACCATAATTGTCTAGCATATTATAGAGGACATAGAAGGTTTCTTTTCCGTTTGCATAGGCAGTTTTGGTTCCACCCTCTGCGTACCACTTGTTAATCGGGCCATAGTAATCTTGAATAGCATCCACATCGGCGAGTAAATTACGATAAACTTTCTGACCATCTGGGCCATTCATTAGGAAGCCTTCATTATTTAGCACCGTGCGGAAGAGCTTGTCACGATTTTCTTCATCAAGGATCTTATACCAGAAGTCAGCATTGTCCCGCTGCATTTCAGCCGCCTTATCGACCAACTGACGAACACTATCTCGTTTAGCAGGGTCTTTGTAATCATCTACATAATGTTCGTAGGAACCTACTGCTAAGGTGTTCATGTTGCTGATGATGAAGATGTCCTCTTGCGGCAGGGTCAATAGAGGTAAGAGCATCTGACGGTATTCCCAAGCTGGATTGGTAATCTTATCGTAAACAGCAAGTGCGTACTTGCTATGTTTCTCAGCACTTTCTTGCTTGGCTGCCGCTTCTGCAACCTGCGATTTACTCTCAACAATATAGGCCTTGGTTGTTTGTTTGAACCAGTCATTGTCTGATAGATTTGGCAAGAAGAGTTTACGGTAGGCTTCCACCATGTCGAATAGACTAGCCTTATTATTTTGCTTACCGATAATGGATGAGTAGGTACTTACGTTGTTATGGGCACGAAGAACCTCATAGCCACCATTACCAATTGCCAAAATCATATCCAAGGCAGAGGCAGCATCATTTCCGAAGAAATCAGGCTCAAAAATGGTCAATTCTTTGGTATTCACATCCCCGTAATTGATATCATACCAACGGTTCAAGTAGGTCAAACCGAGAAGAAAGGCTTCCTTATTGTCAGTAATCTTCTCTTTTATGTAGGCTTCGGAAGCCTGACCTTGACCATTTAAGCTAGCAACCAAAATCTTCCGTACATTACTCTCTAGGTTAGCCTTAACTTGGTCAAAACTTTCGCCAAAGTAGAAATCTTTTGCTGTCCCTGTTTGTCGGTTGGCATCCAATTTAGTTGGATAATTGACAACGGCTTTCATAGCCTCTGAATCCAGAACCACTGTAGACAAGCTGCTTACCAAATCATTTACAAGAGAACTTCTATCATTCAAGAAGGACTCCGGCGTGTAAATCAAGTCCGTACCAGCAATCGTGTATTCTACCACATGGTTATTCTTGAAATCTTCTTTATATGAAACGGACTTGTAGTCAACGGTACCATCCGCATAATGGAGCATGATTTTGTTGATATTAGCTTTTTCAGTATGCACATCTGCTATAAAGGCAGTATCCTTCATTGGAACAACATCAAGCAAACGAACTCTGTTGAGTTTGTCATCTGTCGCAATCTTATTTCCATAGTAAACAAGGAGTTCCTTGTTGTAGAATGGAAGGATTTTCTCCATGTTGTAGTAGGCCGTTTCGTGGTCAGCCTGAGCTTTATCTAGAGTTAGATAATTAACAGAATAAGGGTTAAGATTGAGAGGTTTTGAATCTTCCAAAGTCGCTTGGATGCCCATTGCTTGAACTTTTGCAGTTGCATCTCCCTGACTGATAGTTGCTACATTTGCTAGAGTATCACCAACGGTGCTAGCAGCGTCCTTAATTTTTCCAGTTGCATTGACAACCAAACCTACAAGACTGCTAGGACCCGTCATAGAATTAACAACATTTGTTAAGCTACCCACATGTGCAGCAAGGGGGCCTGCAACTTGGTTAGAACCGGCTATACCACCGATTGTTGCTTCCGAGCCAGTTGTCACAATCGAACCTGTAGCATAAGAATTATAAACACTTCCAGGAACATCATAAGCCAACATGGTGCGTCCAACAATACCACCTGCAAACTGGCTATTATTCCCTGGAATTGTGATAGTAGCATCTACTTTAGCATTACCAACGCTTGACAACACCCCGTTTCCGAGAATACCTCCAGTCAAGCTAGCGCCTGTACCAGTCGTTTCAATGCTTCCTTTGAAGGAAACGTCTTTGATGGTTGTATTGGTCGCCGACTGGATCAAACCTGAAACATTATGCGGACCTTTAAGATTGGCTTCTACTGCTACATTTGTCACTTTGGCGCCATTAGCGTTCACCGATAAGGTCGCAAGTGGATTGGTAGTGCTTGTGCTCAAGTTTGCATTCTTGATATCTAGATTTTGCACAGTACCACTCAAGTTGAAGAACAATGGGGCTTTCAAATTGTTGATTGAGAAAGCATAGCCATCATTTACTCCGTCCAAACTACCGCTAAAATTCTGAACATAAGAAGCTACATCTCCAACAGGAACTTCATTGGCATCTAAATGCGCCCCCAGTTTAAAGGTGCCTTTAGAATTTGCTTTCATGGCGTCAATCAAGGCTTTGAAGGAAGTATAGGTATTTGTATCCGTTACCATCTTCGGAATGTAAAATTCGCGGTTTGGAAGGTATTGTGCATTCTTATCTTGAACCAATTCATCAAAGGACGAAACCAACTTAAAGACGGTCTTGCCATCTAAGCTCGTTTCTTCAACGCTAGAAACTGGAAGGTAAACTTCTTTGAAGCGATCAGATGTAACTTTAATAAACAATTCATCCGTTGAAGTTGGAAGGTCTTCTAAGAATTCTTGACCGATATAGCTACCATTTTTACGACGGTAAACCGTCACTGCGTCAATGTCTTTGATTTCAATCTTTTTATAGACCAGGTCAAACTGACGCATACTGTCAAGAATGGTTTCTTGTTCAGAGCTTTGTTCCTGCTCTGCCATTGTATAGAAAATCTTAGTTTTGACTGTATAGTCTGTATAGAAATCAAGATTTTCAAGTGTCAACTGGCCATTTGGATCTGTAATGGCCTGTTCTTGAACCAAGGCACCTGTATTGTCATAGAGGAGGGCAACAGCACGGAGGAAGTTGGCTGTTTCATCTGTCAACTTGTAGCTAACGGTCGCTGATTTTGCATCATCATTTTCTACCAGATCTGTGATAATCACTTGTGGTACTTTCTCAACTTTTGTACCACGCGCAATGACTTGCTTAACTGGTTCTTTGGTAATTTCTTCTGTTACAGTAGGATTTTCCTGACGAACGCCCTTGATTGTCTGGTAAGTTGTCGTTACTGTCTTAGAACCATTTACTCCCTTGGTCACAACCTTAGTCTTACCTACTAGAAGTGTTGGGGCATCAATGTATTCTGTTTCAAATGGAATATCGACCGTTTCTTTGTCTTCTTCCGTACCTTCAATTGGCTTGGTTCCTTTGAGAACTTCTTTGGTTGTTGGCTCAACTAGAACCTTTTCAGTCACAGTTGGATTTGGCTGGCGAACACCTTTGATAGTTTGGTATGTAGTAGTTATTTCCTTGCTACCGTCCTTACCTTCAACCACTACTTTTTCTTCATCCGTGTAGAGGTCAGCACTTTCACTTACCTTGGTTTTAAAGGCAATGGCTACAGTTTCCTTATCTGTTTCTGTTCCTTCGATTGGTTTGGTACCTTTGAGAACTTCCTTGGCCGTTGGCTCTTCTGTTACTTTTTCTGTCACAGTTGGATTTGGCTGGCGAACACCGTCAATCGTCACATAGGTTGTGGTGATGTTTTTACTGCCATTTTTGCCTTCCGTAACAACCTTTTCTTCGCCAACATAGAGGTCAGCACTTTCGCTTACCTTGGTTTCAAATGGGATTTCAACTGTTTCTTTTACAGCCTCTGTCCCCTCAACTGGAGTTGGGCTAGCGGGTTTCGTGCCACGAGCAACAACTTGAGCCACTGGCTGAGTAGTTACCAATTCAGTAACCGTAGGATTTGCTTGACGAACACCGTTAATGACCGTATAGGTTGTTGTAATAGTGGCAAGACCGTTTTGACCAGCAGTAACGATTTTTTCTTCTCCAACTGGCAAGGTCGCATCGTCTTGATAACTAATCTCGAACGGAAGGACTTTGGTATCTTGCTCTGTTTCCGTGGTAACCACATCAGCTTTCTTTGTACCAAGACGAACAATTTCCGTCACTGGCAAGCTTGTTACGGAGCTTGAAACTTGCTCAGATTTAAGCAAAACACCATCAGCGTAGAAATTCTTGATAACAGTCGTTTGAACTCCGGCTTTACCAACTTGTTCCACATTTCGTGTGCCTTCAGGCAAGCTATCATCGTAGATAACTTGAGTTTCAAAGGGAATAGCCTCCGTATTTGTAATCATATCTTCCGTCAGGACTACTGCTGGTACTTCATGCGTCGGAGCCGTATCTGGTAGAGTAGTAATGGGTTTGGTACCAATTTTCACGACCTGATTAACAGGAGCTTGGCTGACTGTTTCAGAAAGGACTTCTGCTTTGATGAGAAGGCCATCCGCGAATGTTTTCTTAACCTCAAAGGTCTTTTGCCCTGCCTGTCCAGCTTGAACTGTCTGCCTAGTTCCCTCTGGTAAGGTATCATCATAGACTTCCTCTGTTTCAAAAGAAATAGTTTCTGTATGTGATGACACTTCTTCAGTAATAGCTACAGCTGGAAGCTCATGAGTTGGAGCAGTTTGAGGAACTTCGGTAACTATGGTTGCCTCAGCTTTCTTGGTTCCAATCTCAATGATTTTTGGTGTGACTGTCTTAGAAATTTCTGACGAAACTTCCTCTTCCTTCAAAAGCTGACCATCTGCAAATGTCTGCTTAATTGTGATAGTACGCTCACCATTTTGACCCTCTTGGATTACCTTTTCAGTTCCTTCTGCTAAGGCAGGATTTTCAACCGTCTGAGTATCAAAAGCAATCACTTCTGACTTGGTAATGATCTTTTCAGAAATCTCAATAGTTGGCAGTTGATGACTTGGTGCTGTATTCGGAACTTCCGTAACTGTTTCTTCCGTAGTATCCTTTACAGTTTCTTTTTCAGGCGTTTTTTGGGCTTCAGTAGACAATTTCTCTTCTGCTCTGCTATCTTTAAAATAGCCCACATAGACATAGCCTTCAATTTCAGCAGGCTCTGGCAAGGCCTGGCCTGCTGATCTTTCTACCGCATGGTTGAACTGAGCCAAAATATGACTGGTCAAGGCCGAGCTGGTTGGTGCCAAGAAGCTTGCACCAGTAGCCGCTAATAGAATAACACCTGCAAGCTCCTTCTTCCCTTTTTTGCCAATTTTTATGGCAAGAACAAGAAGAGAAATTCCAGCAAGGGCCATTGCGCCTGTTTCCATAACACCTGTTTTCGGTAAAATTTCCGAACGACTGTTTGTACTTACAACAGTGGATGACTTGCTTGCTCCGACCGGACGATAGACTAAATAATAATTAGCATCCGTCGCCTGTGCTAAACCTGGCAAATCCCGAATAATGAGCTCTTTTTCAGCCTCTGTTAATTCTTGCTCGGTTACATAAGTATAGTTGATTGACTGAGCACTAACAGCAGGTGCAGCCGCCACGGAAGCAGCAAAAAATAGGCTTGCTACCGTTGCTGAAACAAGACCTACTGATAATTTACGCAGTGAAAAACGCTCTTCTTTCTCATTGAAATGTTTCTTCATTATCTCTCAAATCCCCTTAAAAATATACCCTTCCATTATACTCTCTCAAGGATAAGGAAACAAGTATTACGGCTTACTGGCTACCGAAAAGCTTCTATTTGAAGCATTACAGTAGACACATACTTAATCTGACGTGCAACTAAAAAACGAATGAGCAATACTGAATAACATATCTTACTCATCATCACCATTCGTTTTTCAATCTCATTATTTTAGTTGTGAACTGATGTCCATTAAGCACCAATAACATCAATCTCTCTTTAAAATAGAGGAAGCCAGTAGCCAGTAACTAATAATAGTCGTTACTAGAAGAACTATTACCACTAAATTTGGAAGGGAAACCAATTCATTTTCACCAGCCATCACCGTTCTTAGGAGTTCTTTAGCAGTTGCCAAACCAAAATGCTCTTCTTTCTGTTTACTCGATAAGTCATTTTCTGAAGTATCTACTTTTTTTGTTTCAGCTATTCCCTCCTCAAGCATCACTTCTGATGAATAGTCTAAAGCATGGGGCTCTCCCTCGGCCTTCATTTGATTACCTACCGGCTCATCGATAAGGCTGGTGAGAATATTCCTATCTGAGTGAATAGTTTCGACCTGTTGAGTGCCTAGCCAACTTTCTTCACTTTCTACTGACCACTCTTTCAAACCTACTAAATCTACCACTAACACCTTCTCAGGAAGTAAAGAAACCGAAGGGCCTTTAATGGATAACTCGCCGACTGGAAGGCTATGTGAAACTGAAGAACCCTTAACAAATAGTTCCCCAACTGGAAGGGAGTGTGAAACAGAAGGACCTTTAACAAATAATTCTCCTACTGGGAGGCTATGTGAAACTGAAGAACCCTTTGAAAATATTTCTCCTACTGGGAGGCTATGTGAAACTGATGAACCTTTAACAGATATCTCACCTACTGGGAGGCTATGTGAAACTGAAGAGCCCTTAACAAATAATTCTCCTACTGGGAGGCTGTGTGAAACTGAAGGACCTTTAACAAATAATTCTCCTACTGGGAGGCTATGTGAAACTGAAGAACCCTTTGAAAATATTTCTCCTACTGGGAGGCTGTGTGAAATCGAAGGACCTTTAACAGATAGTTCCCCTACTGGGAGGCTATGTGAAACTGATGAACCTTTAACAGATATCTCTCCTACTGGAAGGCTATGTGAAACTGAAGGACCTTTTACAAATAGTTCCCCAACTGGAAGGCTATGTGAAACTGATGAACCCTTTACAAATAATTCCCCAACTGGAAGGCTATGTGAAACTGATGAACCCTTTGCAAATATCTCTCCTACTGGAAGGCTATGTGAAACTGAAGAACCTTTAACAGATATCTCACCTACTGGAAGGCTGTGTGAAACTGAAGAGCCCTTAACAGATATTTCTCCTACTGGGAGGCTGTGTGAAACTGAAGAGCCCTTAACAAATAGTTCCCCAACTGGAAGGCTATGAGAAACTGAAGAGCCCTTTGCAAATATTTCTCCTACTGGAAGGCTGTGTGAAACCGAGGAACCTTTAACAGATAATTGGCCTACAGGGAGATTGTAACGAAGGGAAGGACCTTTGGCTGTAAGTTCTCCTACTGGAAGCAACCTAAAGACCGAGGTACTTTTGGCAACTAATTGCTCCTGAGCTAGTTCTTGTAAACTTTGCAGAGCGGACTGCAGGACTTCAGTCAAAACCTGCTTTTCCCTAACTTGATTGATTTGCTCCAGACCCTCAAGATATGTTTCTTCGATTAGGGCAATATAAGACCTTTCTTCCTTCTCCGAAAAACCCTCTTGATCACGAATAGCTTGGTGTAAGACTAATTTAGCTTCAGAAAGCTTCTGTCTGGCAGTCTGTTTTTCATCTTCCAATCCATTGAAATAAGTTTCCCAGTGCTTCCTACCAAGATTGATGGTATGAACGTAGTCCAAGTTTGAACCAAAAGAATTTCTGACAACATTATTATTCAGACGAGGATTTCCAGAAGTATCCTGGGTAATACCCATTCGTTTCAAGCCAATGGGACCATGCTGATCATCAGAATCCGTAATGTAGACCGCACGAATTTGCCCCTTATCATCATACTCTGCTCCCCATACCGTTACAATATGAGTAGTCGTCCCAAAGGTTCTATAGGACAGGCCAAGCAAGCTTTGATTTTCTAAGTTGGTTCGAACCAAATTCCCAAAATAGCGGTAATCTCCACTAAACATTCGGTCAGTCAGCTTTTTCTCGTGAAAGACCTCATGGAAAAAACCACCCCGTTTATCTGGCACTAAATCTGGATTTTCTAAATTGACCCCTCCATGATTTTTAGGGGAGTAGCCATTGATAAATAAGTCCACCAAAGCATCAGACACAAAACCATTCAAGCGGTGCCCATAGTAGGTCTTGAAAAGATTAAAAATACGGCTATTTTGTTGGTCTTCAAAAGAATTTGGATAGCGTCGTACATCCGTCAAAGGATAATCTTGCTGATTTTCTGCTGAACTATATTTTTCCTCAATGAAACGCTGAACATAAGGACCATTCTGTTCCAACCACCAATGCAACATATTAGAAGAAACGGCAGCAAAACACAAGTTCAAATCTTCTAAGGAAGCATCCAAGCTCTTATTAGCATCATAATAACCCTTTCCGGCTTCATAAGGCATGGTATACTCAATGAATTCTCCCGTTACTTCTTTTTTAAAATCACCACCTTGCCCCATGCTAGGAGGCGTTATACCTTGTGCCCAAATAATTTCTCTGTACTGACCATCTTCGCTAGTATAAAGACTGATAGGCTGTTCAACCACATCTTTCTGGACTGCTACTGGTAGATTAGAAGGGTGGCTACTATCTTCGTGCTCAGGGATGACCATCGTTTCCAAGTCTGCATGGATTTCGATACTTGTAGGATCTAAAAGCTGATCAACATTCGGTTCAAGCAACTCATTTTCCTGCTCAGAAGGGGCTACTTCATTCTCACTAGCTTGAGCTAGGTTGTCACTTCCCACTAAAACATTCAGACCTGTAAGCGCGCCATCATTCTCTTGCTCTTCTTCTGCCTCCTCTATGATTTCAATCGTATGTGGAACCAAGCCGTTCTCCACCTGGACAGCTTCTCCTTCCAAAGCAGAAAGCATTTCTGCCTTGGCAGATAGAGTAAATTGATGGGTAAGAAAAAGAAAAGCTACTGGAACTAAACCAACTGCTAGTTTTCTCAACGAAAAACGAATGTGAATGCCCATATGTCCATCTCTTTCAACTTATTCACCTCATATTATATCAATACAATTTGAATTTTGCAAAATCATACCACATATTCAAAAAAGCCTATCATTCAAGCTAAGGACTTGATAGAATTGAAGTTATTGATGAATTACCTTTATAATTTGCCCCAAAAATGCCCCAAAACGAAAATAAAACCTATTGCACAACGCAGAAACGTTGATACAATAGGC
The nucleotide sequence above comes from Streptococcus sp. 29887. Encoded proteins:
- a CDS encoding IdeS/Mac family cysteine endopeptidase (This family includes IgM or IgG-cleaving cysteine proteases.) codes for the protein MGIHIRFSLRKLAVGLVPVAFLFLTHQFTLSAKAEMLSALEGEAVQVENGLVPHTIEIIEEAEEEQENDGALTGLNVLVGSDNLAQASENEVAPSEQENELLEPNVDQLLDPTSIEIHADLETMVIPEHEDSSHPSNLPVAVQKDVVEQPISLYTSEDGQYREIIWAQGITPPSMGQGGDFKKEVTGEFIEYTMPYEAGKGYYDANKSLDASLEDLNLCFAAVSSNMLHWWLEQNGPYVQRFIEEKYSSAENQQDYPLTDVRRYPNSFEDQQNSRIFNLFKTYYGHRLNGFVSDALVDLFINGYSPKNHGGVNLENPDLVPDKRGGFFHEVFHEKKLTDRMFSGDYRYFGNLVRTNLENQSLLGLSYRTFGTTTHIVTVWGAEYDDKGQIRAVYITDSDDQHGPIGLKRMGITQDTSGNPRLNNNVVRNSFGSNLDYVHTINLGRKHWETYFNGLEDEKQTARQKLSEAKLVLHQAIRDQEGFSEKEERSYIALIEETYLEGLEQINQVREKQVLTEVLQSALQSLQELAQEQLVAKSTSVFRLLPVGELTAKGPSLRYNLPVGQLSVKGSSVSHSLPVGEIFAKGSSVSHSLPVGELFVKGSSVSHSLPVGEISVKGSSVSHSLPVGEISVKGSSVSHSLPVGEIFAKGSSVSHSLPVGELFVKGSSVSHSLPVGELFVKGPSVSHSLPVGEISVKGSSVSHSLPVGELSVKGPSISHSLPVGEIFSKGSSVSHSLPVGELFVKGPSVSHSLPVGELFVKGSSVSHSLPVGEISVKGSSVSHSLPVGEIFSKGSSVSHSLPVGELFVKGPSVSHSLPVGELFVKGSSVSHSLPVGELSIKGPSVSLLPEKVLVVDLVGLKEWSVESEESWLGTQQVETIHSDRNILTSLIDEPVGNQMKAEGEPHALDYSSEVMLEEGIAETKKVDTSENDLSSKQKEEHFGLATAKELLRTVMAGENELVSLPNLVVIVLLVTTIISYWLLASSILKRD
- a CDS encoding ZmpA/ZmpB/ZmpC family metallo-endopeptidase — protein: MKKHFNEKEERFSLRKLSVGLVSATVASLFFAASVAAAPAVSAQSINYTYVTEQELTEAEKELIIRDLPGLAQATDANYYLVYRPVGASKSSTVVSTNSRSEILPKTGVMETGAMALAGISLLVLAIKIGKKGKKELAGVILLAATGASFLAPTSSALTSHILAQFNHAVERSAGQALPEPAEIEGYVYVGYFKDSRAEEKLSTEAQKTPEKETVKDTTEETVTEVPNTAPSHQLPTIEISEKIITKSEVIAFDTQTVENPALAEGTEKVIQEGQNGERTITIKQTFADGQLLKEEEVSSEISKTVTPKIIEIGTKKAEATIVTEVPQTAPTHELPAVAITEEVSSHTETISFETEEVYDDTLPEGTRQTVQAGQAGQKTFEVKKTFADGLLIKAEVLSETVSQAPVNQVVKIGTKPITTLPDTAPTHEVPAVVLTEDMITNTEAIPFETQVIYDDSLPEGTRNVEQVGKAGVQTTVIKNFYADGVLLKSEQVSSSVTSLPVTEIVRLGTKKADVVTTETEQDTKVLPFEISYQDDATLPVGEEKIVTAGQNGLATITTTYTVINGVRQANPTVTELVTTQPVAQVVARGTKPASPTPVEGTEAVKETVEIPFETKVSESADLYVGEEKVVTEGKNGSKNITTTYVTIDGVRQPNPTVTEKVTEEPTAKEVLKGTKPIEGTETDKETVAIAFKTKVSESADLYTDEEKVVVEGKDGSKEITTTYQTIKGVRQPNPTVTEKVLVEPTTKEVLKGTKPIEGTEEDKETVDIPFETEYIDAPTLLVGKTKVVTKGVNGSKTVTTTYQTIKGVRQENPTVTEEITKEPVKQVIARGTKVEKVPQVIITDLVENDDAKSATVSYKLTDETANFLRAVALLYDNTGALVQEQAITDPNGQLTLENLDFYTDYTVKTKIFYTMAEQEQSSEQETILDSMRQFDLVYKKIEIKDIDAVTVYRRKNGSYIGQEFLEDLPTSTDELFIKVTSDRFKEVYLPVSSVEETSLDGKTVFKLVSSFDELVQDKNAQYLPNREFYIPKMVTDTNTYTSFKALIDAMKANSKGTFKLGAHLDANEVPVGDVASYVQNFSGSLDGVNDGYAFSINNLKAPLFFNLSGTVQNLDIKNANLSTSTTNPLATLSVNANGAKVTNVAVEANLKGPHNVSGLIQSATNTTIKDVSFKGSIETTGTGASLTGGILGNGVLSSVGNAKVDATITIPGNNSQFAGGIVGRTMLAYDVPGSVYNSYATGSIVTTGSEATIGGIAGSNQVAGPLAAHVGSLTNVVNSMTGPSSLVGLVVNATGKIKDAASTVGDTLANVATISQGDATAKVQAMGIQATLEDSKPLNLNPYSVNYLTLDKAQADHETAYYNMEKILPFYNKELLVYYGNKIATDDKLNRVRLLDVVPMKDTAFIADVHTEKANINKIMLHYADGTVDYKSVSYKEDFKNNHVVEYTIAGTDLIYTPESFLNDRSSLVNDLVSSLSTVVLDSEAMKAVVNYPTKLDANRQTGTAKDFYFGESFDQVKANLESNVRKILVASLNGQGQASEAYIKEKITDNKEAFLLGLTYLNRWYDINYGDVNTKELTIFEPDFFGNDAASALDMILAIGNGGYEVLRAHNNVSTYSSIIGKQNNKASLFDMVEAYRKLFLPNLSDNDWFKQTTKAYIVESKSQVAEAAAKQESAEKHSKYALAVYDKITNPAWEYRQMLLPLLTLPQEDIFIISNMNTLAVGSYEHYVDDYKDPAKRDSVRQLVDKAAEMQRDNADFWYKILDEENRDKLFRTVLNNEGFLMNGPDGQKVYRNLLADVDAIQDYYGPINKWYAEGGTKTAYANGKETFYVLYNMLDNYGTTLYTHEMVHNQDGSTYLKGYGRRMGQGMEVYADGLLQNVSSVDRTILGFNAVFNSDAANRVHVGDPTARFNSEADFNQYFHNQFDVLYLLDYIEGMTVLEKPNTVKKDWFLKLENYYIQENGKDTHAGNRMTPLTEEDATKLTTFDDLINGSIIDRYGYQSAKYDQNLQRNGYYSVPMFAGNYSALSNPNGSPGDFMFRRMAFELIAAKGYTDGFIPYASNQLSDYAMSQNSITYDTWNKKNTGLITDKHVFDQVFNGQYASWEEFKKAMFMERVDKAQAGKLKPFTIQYELGVANSTKEVSIASYDDLQRLIREAIDADIQNKSYGSDKSRLSTLKIKIYQALMNSTNDFRTSIFNP